The Chryseobacterium sp. JV274 sequence TTTACTTCTGAGATATTTTTGAGATCTGCAGACAGCTTACCTTTCGCTACAGAAGTTAAATTTCCTTTTCCAAACGGTTCCGAAAAACTGAAATAAATAATACTGTTGGTAGTAAAATCAGGATCAAGAGCTACATCAAGCATTCCACCCTGCCCTTTTGAATCTACTTTTGGAAAGCCTTCTATTTTTGATACCTGCTTTCCATCTGTTGAAACAACATTCATGTAACCTTTTTTGTCTGTGATCAGAAATTTTCCGTCAGGTAAATTGATAATCCCCCACGGTCTTCCCAAATCTTTATTCAATACCTCTACATTATAGGCCGTTGTGCTCTTTACTGCCTTGATTCTTGTCTGCCCTTTAAATGCCGGTTTGTAGTCAGAATTAGGCTTCTCTGTTTCTACACTTCCATCATTTCCGGTTTTCTGAGCATTCGCATGATTTTCTTTGCATGAAGAAAAAATAAGAAAAAAACTCAGTGCCGGGATATAAAATTGATTGATTTTCATAATATTATGATTGGTGATTGTACAATGAATGGAAAAATAATGCCATAAAGTTTGTGTGTTTCATTTTTTATTCTACATTTGTAGAACAAATTATAACATTGTAGAATGAAAGAGATTAAATTAACAGATTCTGAAAAAATTCTCATGGACATCCTTTGGGAGAAGAAAAAGATTTTCATGAAGGATATTCTGGAAGCCTACCCAGACCCTAAGCCTGCTGCAACTACTATTGCAACCTTGCTTAAAAGAATGCAGAACAAAGAACTTGTAGGCTATAAAGTGTATGGAAATTCCCGTGAATACTATCCGAAAATAGAAAAAGGGGAATATTTCAAGGAGGAAATGTCATCCATGATTGATCGTTTTTTCAACAGCTCGGTAACACAGTTTGCATCCTTTTTTACATCGAATGCCAAGCTCAGCCAAAAGCAGCTGAAAGAACTCCGCGATATTATAGATGAACAGATAAAAGAATAGATATGACAGCTATTATTCTGAAAATAGTTCTGTGTTCTTCTATTTTCATTGCCGTTTATTATCTCTTCCTGGAAAAAGAAAGAATGTACAGATTCAACAGATGGTATTTGCTAAGTGCTATACTCCTTTCTTATATAATTCCATTGATCAACATTACCATACAAAGACCTGAAGCAGAGACTAAACCACAAATGATCATTGAAGAAACAGCTCAGCAAATGGTCTTTATTCAGCCGGAACCGGAAAGTTTCAACTGGATGAATATTATATGGGCTATTTATGCTGTAATCACACTTTTTCTACTGATAAAAAGCCTTTTCGCTCTTTTAGCTGTCAGAAGAATTCAGGGAGAAAAACAAATTTATGAGGATTACAATATCCTATTAACGAGTGAAAGCCTTTCTCCTTTCAGCTTTTGGAATACAATATATATGGGGAAAAGTTATATGGAAAATAATGTCATTGACCAAAGGATTTTCCTGCACGAAAAGGCTCATATTGACCAGAAACACAGCATAGATCTAGTAATACTGAATCTTTTAAAGATTTTTACATGGTTCAATCCTGTTCTTTTCTTATACAAAAAAGCAGTGATCACGAATCACGAATTTTTAGCAGATGAAGCGGTTCTGAAAAAGAATTATAATATTAAGGAGTACCAAAACCTTATTCTTGAAGAGATTCTTAGCCGCCAAAATCCTCCTCTTACTCATTCATTTAATTTTAATAACACCAAAAAAAGATTTATTATGATGAAAACAAAAAAATCGAAATTCAGTCTGTTAAAGAAAACAGCTGGAATCACAACATTGATCGTCGCTGCAGTATTACTTTCTGAAAGAACTTATGCAGGCAATCCAGCGAATGTTCAGATGCCTGAAAAAATAGCAGAAACT is a genomic window containing:
- a CDS encoding BlaI/MecI/CopY family transcriptional regulator encodes the protein MKEIKLTDSEKILMDILWEKKKIFMKDILEAYPDPKPAATTIATLLKRMQNKELVGYKVYGNSREYYPKIEKGEYFKEEMSSMIDRFFNSSVTQFASFFTSNAKLSQKQLKELRDIIDEQIKE
- a CDS encoding M56 family metallopeptidase — encoded protein: MTAIILKIVLCSSIFIAVYYLFLEKERMYRFNRWYLLSAILLSYIIPLINITIQRPEAETKPQMIIEETAQQMVFIQPEPESFNWMNIIWAIYAVITLFLLIKSLFALLAVRRIQGEKQIYEDYNILLTSESLSPFSFWNTIYMGKSYMENNVIDQRIFLHEKAHIDQKHSIDLVILNLLKIFTWFNPVLFLYKKAVITNHEFLADEAVLKKNYNIKEYQNLILEEILSRQNPPLTHSFNFNNTKKRFIMMKTKKSKFSLLKKTAGITTLIVAAVLLSERTYAGNPANVQMPEKIAETSVQANSQNSYQEFKDILAKYADLLNHGKYAEFSKNVTESDKKRLAELYPLLNENQKNEQKITFFALPELKKRIPTENELKSFLNKNEYAVWIDSKKIENSVLKNYKKTDFSNVSISKIYPNAKTAKNPQPYQVSLMTHPYFAKTKEEGKSSMMMGFKRQELKKTQDTITPRENNIVSSEGKNTNLQEDKTFVSAEYPNGMKDLRTKIGRTMDLNTLNSVNGTIKAFAYVHIDETGKTTNVTASGDNDVFNKEFLRTMTAISSETVWKPATKDGKAIASVLKIPATMTFTKP